The DNA region TGAAAAACCCGAGCACGATGTAGATGCAGACCACGACGAGGATGAACATCAGGGGTGAGAGGCCGAGACCGTCAAGGAAGCTTTCAAGTTCGCGCCCCAATCCGGCAGAGGCGAGGGTGAAGTTGAGGAAAGATGCACCGATCACGACGAGCATGATCATCGAGGTGATTTTTACCGTGCCGAGGATGCTCTCGGCGAACATCTTGAAACTGACCCCGCCGAAAAGTGCGGCGATGACGATGGCCCCGGCGACGCCGACGGCGGCGGCCTCGGTGGGGGTAGCCCAGCCTTTGTAGATGGTGCCGATGATAATCGTGAAAAGCAGGATGATCGGGATGAGTTGCACCAGAGCGCGCAGCATTTCGGGGAAGGGAAAGACCCGGCGCGCCCCGCCCAAGGAGGGCCAGATCAGGCAGATGATCATGGTGATGACCATAAAGCCGACGGCGAGCGCGATGCCGGGAACAAGGCCCGCGAGGAAGAGGCGCGGAATCGAGGTTTGTGTGAGGAAGCCATAGACGATCAGGTTGATCGAGGGCGGAATCATGATGCCAAGCGTGCCACCTGCGGCGATGGCGCCCGAGAAAAGCTTGGGGTCATAACCGAGCTTTTCGGCCTGTGGCATGGCGACGGTGGCCACAGTTGCGGCGGTGGCCACGGAGGAGCCGGAGGTGGCCGAGAACATCGTGGCGGTGGCGATATTTGCGTGAACCAGCCCGCCGGGAAGCCAGCTTACCCAGCGATCAAGCGCGGCGTAGGTGCGCGTGGCCACGCCTGAGCGCACCAGAACTTCGCCCAGGAGGACGAAGAAGGGGATGGCGATCAGGGTGGCGTTGTTGGAGGTGGACCAGACCAGATTGCCAAGGCCACGGACCAGCGGAAAGGAGCTGAAGAAAGCATCGATCCCGAAACCGAGCAGGAAGAGCACGATGCCCACCGGGATCGACAAGGCGAGAAGGCCGAGAAGGCCAATGGAGACAAAGGCGATCATCGCAGGCTCTCCTCTTCGCCAAAGGCGCCGATGGCGGCTTCTGATTGATTGAACTCGCCCTTGAGCACCAGCATCAGCGCGGCGATGAAGGTGAGCCATGCGACGATGGCAAACCAGATCCAACCGGCGAACCAAGGCGCTTGCACCAGTGCCAGCGGGGTTTCAAGCGGCGTGTTGGCGCGTGAGGAATTGGCAAGGGAGCGGGCCAGAACGGGCCAGGATTTGACGGCGATCAGGGTGATGGTGCCTGACAGTACCAGCATGGAAAAGAGATCAAAGGCGGCGCGCCCCTTGCGCCCGACACGCCCGCGCATCAGGTCAATGCGCACATGACCCAGTTCGAGCAGGGTGTATGCCATGCCCCAGGAGGTGGCGATGGCCATGACATAACCGCTGATTTCATCGGTGCCGCCCAGGGAGGTTCCCAGTTGGCGCAGGATGATATCGGTCAGAACGACGGCGGCGCAGATGAGCAGCATGATCCCGATGGCGATTGCGGCCCAGTGATTGAGCCGTCTCAGCGTGGTCAACATGGTCTGTTCCATCGAAATCCTCTCAGGGATGATGCGGGGCGCAGGGCGATGATAGCCTGATGTCGGGGTTTCGCGCAAAATTTGTGATTGTGGTTTGCGCGAAATATTCTTGGCGCGCGCAATGTTTGGGCGCGTGGGGGCGTTTCAGGTTGAAGGGGGATCGAGATACGCGCTCTTTTGCGTGTCGCTTGTGCGCGTATCTCGATCCTTGTGTTTCAACGAAGTTCTGAAACGCTTTAGTCCAGCGCGATGGTCACACCGACGGCGGTACCGACCGAGTCGTTCCAGCGTTTGGCCCAATCGGTTCCGGCGCGCTCGGCCCATTCGGGCAGAACCTGATTGACCAGCACGTCACGGGCGTGGGCGAAATCGGCGTCGGAGACTTCGACGAGGGTCATCGAATGCGTTTCGCCAGAGGTGCATTCGCCATTGCCGGTCAGGCAGGCGATGTCATTGACCAGCGCGCCTTGTGCGGTGGCCCATGCGGGGGTTTCAAAGTTCTCGGCAACCTGGCTGGTGATGAGGGCCTGGGTGTCAGCGTCAAGGCTGTTCCACTTGTCGAGGTTTACGGCGGTCACGACCGGATCCCAGCCCCCCAGCGGGATTGGCAGAAGATGGGTCGACACCTCCCACCAGCCGGCGGAATAGCCCGAACCGGCCCCTGTGACGGCGCAATCAACCACACCTTTTTGCAAGGCACCGGGGACTTCGGAAAAGGCGACGTTGACCCCTTCGGCGCCGAGGGCTTCGAGGAACTTGGCGGTCATGCGGCCCGAAGCGCGCACCTTCTTGCCTTTGAGGTCGTCAAGCGTGGCCACTTCGGCGTTGCAGAACACGATTTGAGGCGGGTAGGGCGCGATGGCGAGCACGTGGCTGTTGAACCGGTCGCGGAAGATATCGGCCACCATTGGGCGGGCGGCATCGACCATTTTGCGCGCTTCATCTGCGGTAATCGCGATGAGCGGTACGTCGAGGCCCTCAAGCTCGGGCGCGTCGGCCACGGCATAGTCGGACACGGTCATGCCCACATCATAGACGCCATCGCCGAGCAGACGGAACACGTCGCCGACACCGAGGTTCATCTGATTGTGAGTGGTCAGGTTGACGGTGATCTTGCCATCTGAGGCGGCGGGAAGCGTTTCGCCCCAGAAGGGAGCTTCGTATTCCTTGTGCAGCGGCAGGCCGGACCAGCTCCCCACGACCGAAAGGTCCTGGGCGATGGCGGGTGTCGCGAGGGCGACGGATGCCGCAAGAATGCTGAGAGTGGTTTTCATCGGGTTTCTCCTTGTTGGATATTGTTTGTGGTTTGGGTTTGGTCAAAGCGCATCACCGGGTTTTCCGCGTTTTCAGGAATATCGGTGATCAGCATGTGACCGGGTTTGTGCGTGATGCAGAGGGGCAGGCTTGCGGCCTCGATGGCCACTTGGGGCGTCACCCCGCAGGCCCAGAACACCGGTACTTCGCCCGGACCGACC from Rhodobacteraceae bacterium LMO-JJ12 includes:
- a CDS encoding TRAP transporter large permease — translated: MIAFVSIGLLGLLALSIPVGIVLFLLGFGIDAFFSSFPLVRGLGNLVWSTSNNATLIAIPFFVLLGEVLVRSGVATRTYAALDRWVSWLPGGLVHANIATATMFSATSGSSVATAATVATVAMPQAEKLGYDPKLFSGAIAAGGTLGIMIPPSINLIVYGFLTQTSIPRLFLAGLVPGIALAVGFMVITMIICLIWPSLGGARRVFPFPEMLRALVQLIPIILLFTIIIGTIYKGWATPTEAAAVGVAGAIVIAALFGGVSFKMFAESILGTVKITSMIMLVVIGASFLNFTLASAGLGRELESFLDGLGLSPLMFILVVVCIYIVLGFFIETLSLMVVTIPIIVPLVVEQGYDPIWFGILMIVLIEMALITPPVGLNLYVVQGARKSGKMSDVMLGTIPYVIAMLAMVAALIAFPQIALMLPNALQ
- a CDS encoding TRAP transporter small permease yields the protein MEQTMLTTLRRLNHWAAIAIGIMLLICAAVVLTDIILRQLGTSLGGTDEISGYVMAIATSWGMAYTLLELGHVRIDLMRGRVGRKGRAAFDLFSMLVLSGTITLIAVKSWPVLARSLANSSRANTPLETPLALVQAPWFAGWIWFAIVAWLTFIAALMLVLKGEFNQSEAAIGAFGEEESLR
- a CDS encoding TRAP transporter substrate-binding protein yields the protein MKTTLSILAASVALATPAIAQDLSVVGSWSGLPLHKEYEAPFWGETLPAASDGKITVNLTTHNQMNLGVGDVFRLLGDGVYDVGMTVSDYAVADAPELEGLDVPLIAITADEARKMVDAARPMVADIFRDRFNSHVLAIAPYPPQIVFCNAEVATLDDLKGKKVRASGRMTAKFLEALGAEGVNVAFSEVPGALQKGVVDCAVTGAGSGYSAGWWEVSTHLLPIPLGGWDPVVTAVNLDKWNSLDADTQALITSQVAENFETPAWATAQGALVNDIACLTGNGECTSGETHSMTLVEVSDADFAHARDVLVNQVLPEWAERAGTDWAKRWNDSVGTAVGVTIALD